One Candidatus Alcyoniella australis genomic window, GCGCCCTGGGTGAGGTCGGCGAACAAGTCGGATTGTTGGTGCACACTGTTGTGCGCGAGGACGCTTTTGATCTCTATGGGTTCGTCAGCGAGATCGAACGGCGAATGTTCGAGCTGCTGATCTCGGTCTCGCGCATCGGACCGCGTCTGGCGCGCAACATCCTCTCCGGAATCGAGGCCGAGCGTCTGAACCAGCTTTTGCAGCAAGAGAACGCGGCAATGATCAGCAGCGCGCCGGGAGTCGGGACCAAGACCGCCGAACGGATGATCGTCGAGCTGCGCGGCAAGCTGCCCAAGGTTCAAAGCGAGGAGTTGGATTCCTCGGACCTGAACCAGGAC contains:
- the ruvA gene encoding Holliday junction branch migration protein RuvA — protein: ALGEVGEQVGLLVHTVVREDAFDLYGFVSEIERRMFELLISVSRIGPRLARNILSGIEAERLNQLLQQENAAMISSAPGVGTKTAERMIVELRGKLPKVQSEELDSSDLNQDVISALLNLGYRRKEAEAAAARVSENLDPDDGIEQLLRSALKLLSKA